The window CAGGTTTGTTTCTTTGCCTCTCCTTCGGATCTTGATGTCTTACAGCTGCATTTACCAAAATGTTTTAGTCCAAGATTGTAATCAAAACAATAAGAGAAATCAAGACGAGATAGTCTACATACCAAGTCCATTAGCTTCAGAGGTTTTCATCACCCGAAGTCTTTTCACCGACGTGATGAACATTCTAAGATATATACAATAAAGATCAGTATAAAACATTCATCAAACTCTAACAGATGATATAAACTCATGGCTTTTAGATCTTTTTACCTCCATGGGACATCACCAACAAGCATCCAATCACCTTCCTTATCTTCATAAGTAAGTACAAACTCAGAAGATCCATCTAAAAGCCTCAACGGTTTGGTGAACTGACCCGTTAACCCTATAGTACCGGGACTAGTGCGAAAGAACATATCTTCCAGTGTCTGCGCCAAATTCTCGTAAGAAGAATGAGCATTCAAATCAACTTTTCTTCCTATAGCAACTCCATCCATGTTCACCTTAATAAACCCAACTTGAACTTTTCCATTCACTTTCTTTGTAACATCTTTAGTCTCATCATCTTTGGCTTGCTTCTTACCATCATCTTCTTTCTTTGTGGCTTGGTTATTAACCAAACTGTTCATCCTGTGAGATCCAATAGGTGGCCATCCCACAACTTGACTGCTAACACACAAAGTAAAATCATGAATAAATATTCAACTTTTTCAAGACTCTTCATATCAAAATAGAGCCTTTCTTACTACACAAGTTAATTGGGTCTGTCTGAATAGCCAAATACTAACTCCTTTAAGGGAATCAACACTGAGCTAAAACCCTAAGAACCGTTAACTCTTCCTAGAGAAACTCTGTTCTCAGAACAGAGTTTCACATCACGCATAGAGCATAAACACTTTCTCAAAGATTATTCTATCAAAAATTTCTCAATTTATGTTTCCTCTGAAGCCAAAAAGCTAAGAAAGGAttaatctttctttttattcTTGACTTAAAAAGACGAACCTTGAACGAGGAGGAGATGCACCAGCGTGAGAAGCAGAGTCGGCAGCTCGTTTAGAGCCAACTGAAGGAAAATCTTTTGCAGTCAAAAGCCTCCCACGCTCTCCCCACGCGCCGCCACCACCTGGTTTAACAATCTTGGACGCCGTTCCACCGCCAAGACTCAGCCCTAGTCCCAGTTCTAGCTCACTCTCAGCTTTCCCCATCTCAAGCTCAGTAATCATTTTAGAAAACCCACTAAATAAAAGCTCTAAGAATCCAAAACTAAatacaagagagagagagagtgttttAGAAGTTAAGGACTTGGAAACACCTGGGAGTGCAAATTCAGGAGGAGATAAGGAAACAGACAAACagaaagagacagagagaggaCTTTAAGGGTTTCTTGAAATCTAAAGATAGATTTCAAGAATTGGGGGAGAAGAAAAGGATTAGGTGGTGGAGAGGGTGATGAGAAACGGGACCCATATGTCTGGTAGTGACCATACCAACAACAATACCATTCTTTCTTCAATGTCCTTTTCTActttattatcttattttgttttattattacatttttttttaatttttctttccgACATCATCAAACTTGTCGTGCTCTCTTTtgtttataaatgaaaaaaaaaacagaacatatttttaaaattatatatcaaaaaaaCAGTTGTTTGTGTTGTTATTTAATTTGTGGAAAGCTTTTGTTTAAACAttactctttctttttctatttttgtaaGAATTTGTATTCCTTGTAATGATTGCCATATAGATTTTATTTGTATTCACATAGACAAAACTGCTGAATATATATGAAAGTATATGACTAGCCAGTTCTGAAAAGGTTGAATTTTGATCAATATTGCCATATATAAAGAAAGATAGTGGAGACACCACTGTTAAAATGTTATTGGAATGACTAatcattttttcaaatattgAGACTTATCTTGTAGAATATGTTTTCCATCACTTAATGTTATCATCGATCGTTTGAGCTTAGATTTTTATGCTATGCATATCGATATATGtatttaatgatgtttttggttTCAATATACTGTATAGACAAAACATTGTGGTAAAA of the Brassica rapa cultivar Chiifu-401-42 chromosome A03, CAAS_Brap_v3.01, whole genome shotgun sequence genome contains:
- the LOC103857480 gene encoding auxin-responsive protein IAA13 — translated: MITELEMGKAESELELGLGLSLGGGTASKIVKPGGGGAWGERGRLLTAKDFPSVGSKRAADSASHAGASPPRSSQVVGWPPIGSHRMNSLVNNQATKKEDDGKKQAKDDETKDVTKKVNGKVQVGFIKVNMDGVAIGRKVDLNAHSSYENLAQTLEDMFFRTSPGTIGLTGQFTKPLRLLDGSSEFVLTYEDKEGDWMLVGDVPWRMFITSVKRLRVMKTSEANGLAVRHQDPKERQRNKPV